Sequence from the Bremerella volcania genome:
CCCTCAAAGAAGCGATGGCTTACGGTACCGTCGTGGCGAGTCTGATCGTGGAAGACTTCAGCATGGATCGCTTGAAGGGCGCCAGCCGCGATGAAATCGACGGCCGTTTCGCCCAATACCGCCAGATGCTCACCTTCTAAGGCGCTGGGCTTCATGGAAGCGACTCGCTGTTTTCTGGCCGTCCGCATTTCCACAGACGTCCGCCGCCGCGCCGAAAAGCTGATCAAAAAGCTCTCGGTTGCCGAGGCCGACGTGAAATGGGTCGAGTCCGAGAACCTGCACATCACGACCAATTTTCTCGGGGACGTCACCAGCCAGGACGTGGTCGACATCTCTCGGAAAACGATTGAGGTCGCCGCCGAGCACGCGGCCTTCGAGTTAGAGATGATCGGCACCGGGGCCTTTCCCGACGTCGCCAATCCCCGCACGCTGTGGGTCGGCGCGCGTGCCGGAGCCGAGCAGCTGATTGCGCTGCAGGAAGATCTGACCGAGAGCCTGGCCGCGATCGGTTTCCCGCCAGATTCGCGGAAGAAGTATCACCCCCATCTGACTCTTGGTCGGCTGAAACGCTTTAGCCGCAAGGTCGACGACCTGAAGACGCTGCTGGCCGAAAACGCCGAATTGCCGATGGGTGAGTGCCACGTGAAGGAAGTTTGCATCTTTGCCAGCAAGCTCGATCGCACTGGTCCCAAGTACACGCTGATCGGTCGCGGTACGCTCGGTTAAATGCCCATCGGGGCC
This genomic interval carries:
- the thpR gene encoding RNA 2',3'-cyclic phosphodiesterase — encoded protein: MEATRCFLAVRISTDVRRRAEKLIKKLSVAEADVKWVESENLHITTNFLGDVTSQDVVDISRKTIEVAAEHAAFELEMIGTGAFPDVANPRTLWVGARAGAEQLIALQEDLTESLAAIGFPPDSRKKYHPHLTLGRLKRFSRKVDDLKTLLAENAELPMGECHVKEVCIFASKLDRTGPKYTLIGRGTLG